Sequence from the Phaeodactylum tricornutum CCAP 1055/1 chromosome 4, whole genome shotgun sequence genome:
TATATAGCCGTCCTAGAACCTTGTTCGCAAAGCGTGCCCTCGACGATCGTCGTCGGATGATGGAGTTGCGCTTGGATCTTAAGCCCGCGTCAGCATCGTCGGTGAAGGTGTAATCGACTTGCCCTTCACTTTCGTTGTCACAGCTGTCCATGTCATTTAAAGAGTCGTCGGTCGAAATATTCGAGACGACAGAACCTTCCCGAGAGCCTTCCTTCAATAAGTAATCTGCTCGTTTTTGCAAACCTCTGCTAAGTTTGGCATAATCGTGAGCATCGGTGAACGGAGTATCATTGCTTACAGAACGGTTGAAGACATGGTCAAACTGTACAACTTTCTGATCGTCGTGCTCAGCCGACGACATAGATGATTCGTCGCCACCAAGTGAGTCCGCCTGACGTACACCGAGCTCCCTCATAACTTTTTGCGCATCAGCTCTCATCGATTCCGATACACTCAAATCGCCCATTCTGTCATGCTCGACGATATCCTTCGCTTGAACAGCCGCCGAACCTGCATTGCGGCGCTTTGGGACAAAAGAAGCAGTTCCAGAAACCATAATGAAGGCTCGGTCAACCGGAGCACCTGATCGCCACAAACGTTCGCCAGGTTGAAAACAAATGGGACCTTCTGCCAAGCTCTCGAGGTGTCTCTTCTGGACTGCACTTAATTTTCGTAGAGCAGAGTTGCCATTTAATAACTCCAATACATTCAAGCTTCGGACCGCCTCTTGGTAAAGTTCATCAGTCGCAGTAGAGCCGTTTTCGAAGCTCGTTTCTCTCTTTGCCCTGCCCTGTTGGGCTTTCCGATCGAGATACTTACGGTACAAAGGCGAACCACTCTTTAGGATAGTTTGAAGACTCGAAAATTCAACTGTTATGACCTTCACTCCCTCCGTGGAAAGCGCTACAACGTCGTGATTGTCGCTAGTATCACTTTCCCCACTCAAAAGAAGGTCCGGCTGCAGCGCGACCGGACCTGTCCAGTCACCGGCGTGCCATACCGCCTTAGGGATCTCCTTACCTTCCGCGATCATTTTCAAGGTGCCGCCCGTATTTCTTGGATTGCCTCCTTGACTAATTTTCTCCGTACAAGTACCTTCCCAAACGACACACAAGAGCTGGCTACGTCGAGTAGAGGGTACAACGACAGCACCAGGGGCATAGGCATCTACCTTCGCTGTTTCAAGCACTTCCATGGTAAATGCATAGGAGAGGCTGTAGAGAAAAGAGGTAGGTGTCAGAGGCCGAGCGTTATCTTTTTGTCACTTTTGTTAGAATGCCTCACcttgaaagaaaaggcaCCGCACTCAGTAGGTTCAATATAAACCACGCATCGGTACTCGAAGCAGGCCTCATTGAAACAAGCGGAACTGACTGGGGATCGTGACTTAAGCATGAAGCGCTTCTCacttgtctttcttttgcgccAATAAAATCAAGGTTCTGGAACGAATTCATCATTGTACGGGGCTCGCTTTGAACAGTTAACCTACTAGGTACATTTGCATTTGCTACAGCAGCTTCCTCTGATATGCTTTCGTACTCGCTGTGGCCGTTCCATATGTACTCGCCATCCCTACAAGAATCTGATGAAGCACTATGCCGGCTCCCCCGGCGGACATGGTCGTCAGATTGGTTCGCTATCTGATCCAAGCGAATAGTCCCCGCTGTTCCCGTTGGAGCAACACGAAGCTCGCATCCAGCAGGCAAAGCGGACGTGTGGACAACATAAAGCCGTTTCTTTACCTCCTTAGGAAGCTGAAGCAAAACCTCAAGTGGCGTGTGAATCGGAGGTGCACCGGCTTCGTGTAACAAAAGGTCCGTGTCCTGCAACGGAAGATTTCTGAGATCGTCAGCACGTGCTTTCGATAAAATACCTGTTTCTTGAAGCTTGTCTATCGCAGGGGGACTGTTGAAATGATCCCCGGTAAAAACCATTGATCGCCCCCTCCATTCGACTCGAAACCCTACACAAGGAATTGTGTGAAGTGTGTACGTAAAATAAAACGTAGCTCCTTGAAAACGAAGTGCTTCACCAATGATTGCTGGCTTGTAGCGATGGCTATGCCGGAGAAGAGCAGGACTAAGGGCGGACAGAGCCGCGTATTTGCGAATGAAACTTTTGTAGATTGTTGGTGTAGTTATCACCACGACTGGCGATCCTGTCAGAACTTTTTGAAAGGCTCCTGCATCGTGATCTGCGTGACAGTGGGTGAGAATGATGCCCACAATAGTTCGTGGACGAattccttctctttccaatGTAGCAGACGAGTAAGGAGGAGGATCTATCATCACTCCTCGCCCATTGATCCATAACACGTATCCAGAAACAGAACCGCTCTTGTCGAAGCCGTGAGAATTGCCAAGAACAGTCACTCCGAAAGAAGGCGGATGAAACGAAGGCGGAGGCAGGATTCTTTCCGGCTCGTTCAACCATCTTTCTAGATCTGCTGAAGAGGAAAGATCCCTTTCTTCTGCAAATGATTTGCTTTTGCGACAATTTGGCCCGACATCATCCAATATCGAATGACCGCCAAAGCCATCGACGCTCATTAATTCCGAGACCTTGACATGCCCAGAAAACCGAGCTTTTCCAATGATTTTGTTATTTTCATCAACATCATGAATGATGTATTCAGTTCCGCCAGGCATCTTAAATATTTCGACGCGGGGGACACTTCGTTCCTTGATTTGATCCACAGTTGCAGACGTCGGCCAAACCGTGGAGACATCGCCTATGATCGCAACAAGAGAAATGAAACTGAGACGAGGACTCTTTGCACAACATGCGACGTATGAACGACTCAGGACTTACCCATAAAACGAGCCTGGGAATATGTCCAGGGAGTGGCTTGCTCCCTGGATTCGACTGCTTGCAAGTCCTTCGgaacttcttcttccgcgtcACTCTCAGCACCGCaatcttcgtcttcgctcTTGCAACCATCACCTTGTTCCTCGACTTTCCCTTCTGCGTTGGGAGGAACACCAAGACCTTCGTGCCCGTCCGATCGCATCTCAAAGTGTCGAAATTCCAGGAGCGTCTCAATTACTAGCTCATTCCCGTCTGGCATGATTCGAAAGTGTTTCAATTCCTTGGTAAAGTTCGGAATAGCATTCCTAGGGAAATCCTTAGCAAAATCTTCCGCTTCGAACGCCAAGGGGTCTTCTTCCCGGCGGAACTGTGCCGGTCCAAGCAGTGTCTCACTGAAGACTTTCCGTATATTGTCTTCGGCGTCTTCTGAATCCACGACTAGTGTACAGCGTTTCTTGTAAACAAAAAAATTAAAGTAAGCCGGGAACTCAAATTCCGCCAAATTGACTCCCAATGCAGGCCCCATTTCACGACAAAAGCGCTCTACAGGCACAATGTATACCTGAGGGACCGGTATACCCAGCTGCATACTGTCCTTGATGGTCTCGGGGGGCAAGCCGAACTAAAGAGCAAATCAGCATGGTAGTGTGAGTAAAATTTGTCAGGATCAGCATCAGCGGCAATCCATGTAGCCTTGTTCCCTACTTACCTGTACTCGACCGACAGCTTTGGTGTCTATGCTAAGTCCTCCACGAGGTAGCTTGGTTTGATCCAATAGCGGTATCAAGTCGTACGAGCTCCTACCTGCGGGCGTGTCTTGATGATGGTCAGCGGTACGAACGGGATCATTCTCTTCCACCAGCGGCGGTTTCGTCTCATGTTGGCCGCTCATAGCCTGCTTCGGACGATTTGTGTTCGGTCGGTTGCGATTTTCGTTGACGTGAGGAAGTGCTGATTTTTTCAAGCTCGGCGCGGGCGGTTCCATCAGTTGTGCCTGTGGTTCTAAACCGTGGCCGGGTGCCGTCGATGAAAGGTCAATGGCCGCTTCCAAGCTTTCTTCCTCGACACGCGCATTCACGCTACTATTATCGCTTTCGTGTCGCTCAGCCTGCAAAAGTGATGCACTCGTATTTCCCGATTCCTTCTTattcttcttttgaaagaTCTTCTTCACGGACTTCATCAGAGCAGATAGAAATGCTCCGATGGCCGTAATGGATTGTtacttttggaaacggaaTGACACTGCGACAGGTATGACCACAGTAGTGACCCAGCGAAAACGAGAAAAAACCCTTCGATTCCCAAGCTAATTGTGAAATAGGGGTCGACCAGCAAAGAAAATCAGGCCTGTTCCTCCTATCGGCACCTCGACGAAAAGCACCTTTGCGACACAGGTAAACACGTTCCGTCGACCAACGGCCACGATTTTAGAGTAGAGGCCTGGCCCAATTTGAGAATGATGGAATGCGGAGGGTGAAATTGGTTTTGTATCTCCGTTCACAGTTAGCCAACACTGCCACCACGTCTACCGACGGGACAagctttttcgtttcaagCTGTGAAGTCTTCGATGAAGGAGACATTCTGGAATTAAGTAAGTCAGAGTAAGTGTTTTAGTAGAATTGATCTTTGAGATTCTCAATATCTACAGTGAATGTTAATTAAAATATTTGGTGATAATTGTAGACATAAATGTAAGTCCTGACCGATAGAACCTCCAAAACTGCACAGGGGGACCGATTATGTAAGGTGGTATGTTATGGTAGTGCCCGTAACTGTTGAGAGTCACAGAGAGCACACTAGCCCATTTGGTAGTCATGGCATTATTTGAACTGTGTGAAAATGATGAGGACACGACTGCCACAAGCGGAAGCAATCGAAGGCCCTTTCATTGATCGTCGAGACTATGAGATGTTTGCGTGGTGTATTAGTGTATAATTGAAATAGCAACGAAAGGGATAATTCTATGCTTCCtctccaaagcttctttATCAAGGAATCAGACAACCATCTATGGAAGCAGCATATAGAGCTTTCATTCATGAACTTTCGCGATGAAACAACTTTTTTTGGTTATTCTCGTCACATCCACGAATTTGCTCATCACACGTGTTTCGGGATTTGTTTCCTGTGTATCACGGCAACAGCAAACCGATGCCTCGCCGAGAAATTGGAAATGCGCTCTGCAAACGTCATCGAACTCGGAGGAAGCCGAACGTGAGGTGGACGAGAACGTTTATCAGAGCATCGACATAGATGCAGTTTCAGACGCCGAGGCTCTATTGGCAGTTAGGGCATATTTGCAGCGCAAAAATAGACTAGGTTCTTGGTCAAAGTATGAAGAACGGAAGCGGCAGGCCAGACAGTCCATTTCGTCCATGCAGAATGCTTCTTCTAGGTCTGTGGACGAGGCTGGGTTCTTTTGGGAAGACCCAGCGCAGCTCCGATATCTTTACCATGACTCTGAAGCGAGCAAAACTATTTCTAGTCGACATGACGACAGCGAGGCAGACCTTTCAGAAACGGAAGAGACAGACGAAACACTCGTCCTCCCAGTTGACGGTGAGGCGAAATCACGTACCGACACCGAGTTACTGGATTTCCCcatggatgaagaagattttGACGCAGACGCTACAGCCGACTCTTTTTTTGATCACGGACCTTCGGATTCCAGAATACGGCGCTCGAAAGCTGCTCGAAAAACGTGGTCCAATCCGGATTGGCGCAAAATGTGGTACGAAAGACGGTGGGGAGAACGCCGCCGGCAGCGTGTTCCGGGAAAGCAAGAACAAAAGATAATGGAAGACAGAGTTCGTACCTTCAACCCAGATCAATTGCTTGGCAGCGAGGCTTTGTCGTCGCTAACGGAAGGTGAAATAGCGGACGCAATCTGCAGCTACGTGGGGGCCAATCGCAAACGCTCTTTTTCTCGCCAGATATCTTTACAGGAACGGAAAGCCGCTTTGCAGAAGCCCCCTCCTATCCAAGCGTTGCCTAGAGACTATCTTCTCCAACAGGACCCAGCAGTCCTGATAGAAAACCGACGGAAACGAGCAAGACGTGCCTCTCAGGCGTATCAAAAGCGACTAGACAACGAATCATTTCAAAGAGATGGCCAGCGGCGACGACAAGCATCAGCCAAGCGAGCCGCGGATGGAAAAGCGTCAGCACGGACTATATCGCAAGCTCGAACGCCAGACGCTGCTCTCCAACGGATTACGGCCGATTTGGACGATGAGCGCATACCTGCTATACTCGATGTTGAGCTTATTTTAGAGCCCATTCGTCTTGGCCGGCGAAAGAACGTTTTACGTCGAATTCTTAGTGTTTGTTTCGACTTGCGGGGGAAATGTGTACCAGATGAAAGCACTTTGGAAGAGTGGAACAACGCAAAAGAAGACACTGCCGAAAGTGTCGAACCTTACGGCTTTGTCTTTGCGACGAGCTGCTCAATCGACCATCTCGGCAAGTTTGTCCTGTACTGTGTCCAAAAGGCACACCGAGAATTACCCTTCTTTGTGCGCAAGTGATTTTTTGCAGAGTGGCTCAAAAGATACCCATGGAGTGATTATTCTTCCTTGACTGAAACCAGCAAGAGAGGTTCTGGCTTTTACAAGCTACATGCACGGTTTGTGTTAAGTTCATTCTCTCGCCTTGCTGGAAGCAAATGTATCTCAGTTTATCAATACTCTATTGATTTTCACTTCTACACTACTTCACACGAGTCTTTCTCATTTCCTTCACTTTTTATTCGGCCAGTGCTTCTGCTTGTTGTTCGGATCAAATAACAGACACGAATAATTTGTCTACTGCGATGCCACTGCTCCGAAATTGGTTCCCAGAATTTCGCTTGTCTTGGCAATTTTATACGACATTGCCTTTTCCCATTTGTCACGGACACGCTTGTATAGATGTAGTGCTGCCATGGCGTCTTCGTACGGACTGTGTGGGATACCTGGTTCCTGGATAGTCTTTCGCAACTTGTCCGCACACAAATCCTTGAGTTTGCGGGGCCAGAGGACGCCATCTTCGAATCGAATTTTCATAAAGGGCTCGTACTTGGCCGTGTCTCGCGTTTGTTGCCAAGGATGACGCAGAGAGAGAGCGGCCAGGTCGTTTTTCAAACCGTGGCCGACCAGAACGCGATCACGTAGCAGGTTCTTTACTTCTTGGCGGCATGACTCCAAGTCGCCAGCATGTGCAAGATCAGCCTCGGTGATCCCGGAAACAAACGTGCGATAGTCCGTGACGGTTTGTTCGGGTCGAATTATGCGATCCAACAGCACATTTCCGTGCCAGTTGACCAGGACAACGCGAGCCAAGGCGGATTTGGTACCAAGCGCACCCACACCCACCATTTCACAGTCCATGGCGACATACTGGGCTTGTTCTTCCTTAGTGAGATCCAGCGGGATAGGCTTGCGTGGGGAAATTGAATTGCCGCCACTTTTGCGTGACCGGTTACGACGGCGCCGACGCGAGGGTTTGGTCGGCGCGTCACAACGGTCCGGTTTGGTTGTTGTATGCTGGTGGGTCGAAATTgtcgacgaaaaagaagtcaGACTTGCCAAGCTTTCGGAATCATCCGAGGCGCTGCTACCGGATCGAGGACGCGGAGTTGTAGAAgtgggtgtcgtcgttatCGATGAAGTGCCGGAGTTTGTCGAAACCGGAGAAGAAAGCTATGCAGTGCAAGAGTTGGACAGAAAATGACCAGTGAGTACAAAAAATGCTGTTGAAAGACTGACACTTGCAAAGAAGACGGCTAGTCTCTACTAACCTTGGGAGGAATAGCCATGGTAAAAGAGATTCTAGACTGCAAATTTTGAAAAGAATTGCTGGTCCGTGTGAGCCCTGTTCGGTTTTTATGACGATGCAATGCGACTGGTTGGCATGCCTCTCTGGTCAGAAGACATATGTTGTGCGATGTGATGTGTTGGTGTGTCGGCCGGTTCTAGATTGCGCCGGATGATTCAGGACTGGGTCCACACACACGTCGACTCTCCACGTTGATCGACGCGTACAAAAAGGCCCAACAAAAAAATAGAAATAGGATTCTGTTTTGGAAGGAATAAAAAAGCGCATCAGTCCCGTGACTAAACCTTTAAATGGAAATAGCTCTTGTACCTTTGGATTGGCTAGTTCTTTGACATCCGGTAGTGAATGTCGACTTCCCCCCCGTGGATCGGATGGAATTTGCATTGGGACTCAGGTATCTTTGATTCGCGTGTTGTCGTTGAAACCTGGTGTCGACGTCAACATTGGGCTTTGGAAACGTCAGCTTAGTTAACATGTTCAAGTCTCCGGAGACAGGAAATCGTGACTGACGTCAGTTTCTGATTCACGAAACACCACCGCGCCAGTGACGAGACGAAACCGCTATCCCGTCCATCGATCGAATTCCTTCGCTGATCGCCAGCACATCGCATCGTTGTCCCCCGTGGCAACCAGCACAATGGCGGCGACTCGACTGACTGGCATTTACCGACGTTCAGTGATTGCTTTGCTTCCAGCTCATCCGTCGTGTAACATTCGTGGCAGGAATTGTATCTATGCTGGTCTCCGCGTGTTGCTTCTCGTATCTTGACTAGAGCCATTGACgacgctcacagtcagtgcgaTACTACAATGCGACGACAGTCGCTTGTCgtgggtgtcgtcgttgcgcTGCAACCCAATCCAATCTTGGCCTTTTCTACCAGCAGATCGCCGACTCTGAAGCGTGAACACCCGCGTTGGGTCAATAACCAGAAACGACCCCCGTCAGTTTTGTCCGCCGTCTCGCCGATAGATACCTTGGTGGATTCCTGGAAGGCACTTTGGGAAAAGCCAACGGCCGCCGTTTCCTTGCCCAAGAAACACCCGGCACAGACAGTGCAAAATTTTATTAGCGCCTACAATGAAAGAGATTACAACACGCTCGAGAATATGGTCGACCCAGACATTGAATTTGACGACACGGCTTACCCAAAACCGTGTCGAGGGCTGCCCGAACTTGAGCGTCGGTGGCGCTTGACCCGGAATGCTCAAGGAGACAAGCGCATACAAGTCGCGGTCGATGACATTGCCTCTTCTACGACCACTGTAGGTATTCGTTTTCATTTGGAAAATGTCGAAGGCGAGATTCCCAACGGTCGGGGAGCTgcctttttccaactttcCAACGACGGTCTACTGGTTAAAAAGGTGTTTTGGGTACAAGAATCGGCTCAGAAAGGGGGAGAGGCCAGTCTGCAAACCCTCAATCGCGCCAGCAAAGTTATGAAATTGACTGGCTATAACAAGGCCACCGCCACATCTACCGCCACGAAGGAGGCGTCCGAAATGATCGAAACCTCATTCTTGTCTCTACCAGAGAAGTATTTTGCGGCTTGGAATCGTCGAGACATGAGCAGTGCGGTTGCCTTGTTTGCGGATACCGTCACGTATGATGATACGGCCTTTCCGGAACCATTTAGCGGCAAAACAAATTTATCATCGCATCTTTATAAATGCTCCAACGCGTTCCCTTCCACTTTTACCTTTCAAGTCGACAAGGTGGCCGACGCTGGAGACCGGATCTCTGTGTTATGGCACGTAGAAAACGACGGGGATGATTTACCTTTTACGAGGGGATGCTCCTTTTACAACGTTGATACTAAACGAAACGAAATACTGGACGGcattgattttgttgaaccCGGGCCGATTAAACTCGGAGGATTCCGTTTGCTGGTGTCGACGGTCAGAACTAACCTTGAACGTGAACCGGCTCGATACGTACCACTGATATCCTGGATTGCCTACATCTATATTGTATTCTTCTCAAACGGGATCCTGCCGGGTGCGAATGCGCTAGAGCTTGAACAACGAACTTGGGAAGAGGTTCGTGATTTGTCGCTCAACTTTTTCCTCGTTTCACCACTTCTCCAATTATCCTTCTCTCCAACGGTGCATCCTATGCTAGAAGGCGTTTTCAATTTGCTCCTGTCTTGGGCGGCCATGTTTGCCGGTTTCTTGAGCGACGACCGTCGAGAGAAGCCCAATGTCGCCCCAATGCTTCCAATCGTCATCGGTATGCAGTTTCTGACATCGGCGTTTCTAATGCCATATCTAGTGCTCCGGTCGACCGAAGAAAGCACACTCGTGGCAAAGGACGCCCTTCCGAAAGTGGCTCAATTGGCAGAGGCGCGGGCGCTGGCGCCCTTCTTGGCGTCGGTAGGAACTGGTTCCATCGTATGGGGACTAGTAGGACGAATGGCAGATTTTGGGGACTTGTCGACTCGCTGGTCCAGTTTTATCGATCTGCTGAGTATTGACCGCGTAGGCTCGAGCTTTGTCGTTGATCTAGCAttgttttggctttttcAATCATTTTTGATTGACGATGACCTTAAGCGGAGGGGCATAGATCCAGAAACTAGCGAACTTCCGGTCTTTCTGGGAAAGTATGTTCCGTTCTTTGGCATGGCACTCTACCTTGCGATGCGACCACCACTTCCTCTGAATATACAGAACTCGCAAAATGACTAGCCTTCAAACCGTCTAGCTAGTTTCCGACTTTGTAGACGTGGTCAATGGATAGTAAAACAATCATAGCTTCGGTGCTCGAATAAGCTTCTCTTTTGTCGTATGTATggttacagttaatgtaagatGACTGAATTCTTCGCGTGGCCATCGGTACAGGACTTATACAGAACCTTTGATTTCCGACATTTCGTTCTCTATATTGTTCCTTAATTGACATGAACTTTCGACTATCCGATCAAAATAGGTCGATCTTTCGCGATTCATCGGGTTTGAAACAAAAAGTAGAAAAATTACCCACTCCCACAGTCAACAGGTTGTCCACGAGACCGAAAATGGAGGCAACATATTCCAGGCATTAAATTTTCACCATGGTTCCTAACTATAGTGCGACACCAGGCCACCGACTGCCAAGGCATTCTCCATCCCAAAAGCTACGTCCTCCCTCTGGGCATTTTTTTGACACGAATCAAAACCCACTCCAGGGAGGGACAGATTTTCAAAGAGACCTCTATACCATTTTTCAAAAAGCACTTGACATTGCTTTGGAAATCGAAGTTTCTTGTTGGGATGACCATTTAAATTGTACAGAATGAGAAAGTGATCCAGAAAGTTACAGACTACATGCAacgtcaacaacacaagTTAGGAATCACATTAGCGAGTCATATACTTTAAAACAAAAGTTAGAACTAGAGTCGCTTTTCTAAATAGATGTAGAGTGTTTCTTGAGCCCCGATCACTTTAGGTGTTCATGTGTTTGCCGCGATAATGCCAGTTCTGCACGATTCACTTTCCGAGCTGAGCCAACAGATATATGCATCTCTTAAGAAATAGGGGGGAGCTCCATACTGTCTGTTGCATTCCTAGGGTCCTCTTCTTTGTCATCGACCTCGATGCTTTGTTCCCAGTCAGGACGTGAGTCGCCATGAAAGTCCTCGTCTGTATTGTGGGATACCAGGTCGGGCTGCATCCAAAGATGTCCCCATGGATTTCCATCCACATCGATGTCCGAGCTCAAGAGAGTTCCACCTCCAACACAACCGCCTGGAGCTATCGTTTTCAAAGCATCTCTAAACCCGTAGTAAGATTCCTTCCTTGCGTAGGCTTCGTCGAAGATAAGGGGCTCGTCATCGTGGTAAAAATGGGTCACCCAAGTGTGACGATCCGTAAATCCCCACAACCATACGCCATCAAAGGCCGGCTCAGACAGCGCTGCAGCCAAGAGATCATGGAATATTTGACGCTGGGCTATTTGACGTAGATTTGCTGGAAGTTGACTAACACGTACATCCATTTCCGAAAAATTTACCGTCAGCCCGAGTTGTCCTAAGCGCCGAACTTGTGCCTTGACGCTTCTTGGCGTTGGCGGACGATTCCAGCCCACGCCAGCTGCATTCCAGTGAGCCTGCACGCCGCAACCGTGGACGGGGACATTTTTGGCTTTGAGATCCGCAAGCAATTCGTAAAATGCATCCGACTTTCTCGAATCAATCCCTTCGACCTTGTTATCGTTGTACAAAAGAACAGCGCTAGCGTCGGCTTCGTGGGCCCAGCGAAAAGAATCCTCGATGTAGGAGGGTCCGAGCTTTCGGAGAAAAACGTTATCCGCGAGTGTTCCGTCGGGTGCAAGAGCTTCATTCACCACATCCCAGACTTGAATGCGACCACGGAAATGACCCATGACCGTAAAAATGTGACGTCTGAGCTCTTTGCGTACTTCCTCCGGCTCCATATCTTCCAGAATTTTCGGAGACGTAACATGCCATACCAAAACATGTCCTTTGACTTTCATACTGCGTTTCAAGGCCCAGTCCACGACTGAATCTGCATGATGGAAGTCATACCGACCGATGCGATCAGAGGGTTTTTCGCTAGGCAGTGGTCCCGGCTCGGAGACACACAATGGATTCCACTTGAGGTGATGCTCTACCACTATTGCGTTAAACTCGTTGCCTAACACACGCGCGTACGGTGTCGGAATGGACGCCGCGGCGTCGTGAAGTTCTTCACTGCCATCGTAGTCTTGGATGTCAGGATGAAAGAGCGGTTTGGGTAGGACGGCTGCTCCGACATCAATGCGCTTGCAACATTGCATAGCGACTTGCTTGAGTGTTAAACCGTCGGTACTAgtatcatcatcgtcatcaatCTCTAGATCATCGTCATGGTAGCCGCCGTCTTCGTTCGCATCTAGGGTTTTCAGATCTTCTATTGCATCTGTGTCGATACCTTCGCCATGCCGGATCGTGACGGTGCCTTCGATATCTTCGGTGACAGAAATCATGCTGAATGCTCGTAAGTGGTACTACGGATAGTTGCAAGCTTGTATTCGTGAAGTCAAGTTTGGTGGGGTCTCACAAGGTAGGACTCACTTTCACGTGACTACGACCTATTCATTCATTCTTCGTTCGGGTTGACCTGTGTGCTCTTAGGCTAGCTCTCCCATATTGTGTGCGTTTCGAGCTTTCTTGGGACAAAGGAGGAATTTGGAGTTCTATGGCGTCTCTCACGCTTGATCCAG
This genomic interval carries:
- a CDS encoding predicted protein; translation: MKQLFLVILVTSTNLLITRVSGFVSCVSRQQQTDASPRNWKCALQTSSNSEEAEREVDENVYQSIDIDAVSDAEALLAVRAYLQRKNRLGSWSKYEERKRQARQSISSMQNASSRSVDEAGFFWEDPAQLRYLYHDSEASKTISSRHDDSEADLSETEETDETLVLPVDGEAKSRTDTELLDFPMDEEDFDADATADSFFDHGPSDSRIRRSKAARKTWSNPDWRKMWYERRWGERRRQRVPGKQEQKIMEDRVRTFNPDQLLGSEALSSLTEGEIADAICSYVGANRKRSFSRQISLQERKAALQKPPPIQALPRDYLLQQDPAVLIENRRKRARRASQAYQKRLDNESFQRDGQRRRQASAKRAADGKASARTISQARTPDAALQRITADLDDERIPAILDVELILEPIRLGRRKNVLRRILSVCFDLRGKCVPDESTLEEWNNAKEDTAESVEPYGFVFATSCSIDHLGKFVLYCVQKAHRELPFFVRK
- a CDS encoding predicted protein — protein: MKSVKKIFQKKNKKESGNTSASLLQAERHESDNSSVNARVEEESLEAAIDLSSTAPGHGLEPQAQLMEPPAPSLKKSALPHVNENRNRPNTNRPKQAMSGQHETKPPLVEENDPVRTADHHQDTPAGRSSYDLIPLLDQTKLPRGGLSIDTKAVGRVQFGLPPETIKDSMQLGIPVPQVYIVPVERFCREMGPALGVNLAEFEFPAYFNFFVYKKRCTLVVDSEDAEDNIRKVFSETLLGPAQFRREEDPLAFEAEDFAKDFPRNAIPNFTKELKHFRIMPDGNELVIETLLEFRHFEMRSDGHEGLGVPPNAEGKVEEQGDGCKSEDEDCGAESDAEEEVPKDLQAVESREQATPWTYSQARFMGDVSTVWPTSATVDQIKERSVPRVEIFKMPGGTEYIIHDVDENNKIIGKARFSGHVKVSELMSVDGFGGHSILDDVGPNCRKSKSFAEERDLSSSADLERWLNEPERILPPPSFHPPSFGVTVLGNSHGFDKSGSVSGYVLWINGRGVMIDPPPYSSATLEREGIRPRTIVGIILTHCHADHDAGAFQKVLTGSPVVVITTPTIYKSFIRKYAALSALSPALLRHSHRYKPAIIGEALRFQGATFYFTYTLHTIPCVGFRVEWRGRSMVFTGDHFNSPPAIDKLQETGILSKARADDLRNLPLQDTDLLLHEAGAPPIHTPLEVLLQLPKEVKKRLYVVHTSALPAGCELRVAPTGTAGTIRLDQIANQSDDHVRRGSRHSASSDSCRDGEYIWNGHSEYESISEEAAVANANVPSRLTVQSEPRTMMNSFQNLDFIGAKERQVRSASCLSHDPHLSYAFTMEVLETAKVDAYAPGAVVVPSTRRSQLLCVVWEGTCTEKISQGGNPRNTGGTLKMIAEGKEIPKAVWHAGDWTGPVALQPDLLLSGESDTSDNHDVVALSTEGVKVITVEFSSLQTILKSGSPLYRKYLDRKAQQGRAKRETSFENGSTATDELYQEAVRSLNVLELLNGNSALRKLSAVQKRHLESLAEGPICFQPGERLWRSGAPVDRAFIMVSGTASFVPKRRNAGSAAVQAKDIVEHDRMGDLSVSESMRADAQKVMRELGVRQADSLGGDESSMSSAEHDDQKVVQFDHVFNRSVSNDTPFTDAHDYAKLSRGLQKRADYLLKEGSREGSVVSNISTDDSLNDMDSCDNESEGQVDYTFTDDADAGLRSKRNSIIRRRSSRARFANKVLGRLYSRRAFTGGLVFSRGHFLGDVSKMVAGLLSSEGVSEVSDDYGSAYGFGDKPEGADYDLLENMTDLVIHEREGDHHVMHSSTLTAGKRGCVVLVFPKASLIPFLDEYPGLLLSVLGTQVVI
- a CDS encoding predicted protein, giving the protein MRRQSLVVGVVVALQPNPILAFSTSRSPTLKREHPRWVNNQKRPPSVLSAVSPIDTLVDSWKALWEKPTAAVSLPKKHPAQTVQNFISAYNERDYNTLENMVDPDIEFDDTAYPKPCRGLPELERRWRLTRNAQGDKRIQVAVDDIASSTTTVGIRFHLENVEGEIPNGRGAAFFQLSNDGLLVKKVFWVQESAQKGGEASLQTLNRASKVMKLTGYNKATATSTATKEASEMIETSFLSLPEKYFAAWNRRDMSSAVALFADTVTYDDTAFPEPFSGKTNLSSHLYKCSNAFPSTFTFQVDKVADAGDRISVLWHVENDGDDLPFTRGCSFYNVDTKRNEILDGIDFVEPGPIKLGGFRLLVSTVRTNLEREPARYVPLISWIAYIYIVFFSNGILPGANALELEQRTWEEVRDLSLNFFLVSPLLQLSFSPTVHPMLEGVFNLLLSWAAMFAGFLSDDRREKPNVAPMLPIVIGMQFLTSAFLMPYLVLRSTEESTLVAKDALPKVAQLAEARALAPFLASVGTGSIVWGLVGRMADFGDLSTRWSSFIDLLSIDRVGSSFVVDLALFWLFQSFLIDDDLKRRGIDPETSELPVFLGKYVPFFGMALYLAMRPPLPLNIQNSQND
- a CDS encoding predicted protein, coding for EEQAQYVAMDCEMVGVGALGTKSALARVVLVNWHGNVLLDRIIRPEQTVTDYRTFVSGITEADLAHAGDLESCRQEVKNLLRDRVLVGHGLKNDLAALSLRHPWQQTRDTAKYEPFMKIRFEDGVLWPRKLKDLCADKLRKTIQEPGIPHSPYEDAMAALHLYKRVRDKWEK